One Phenylobacterium hankyongense DNA segment encodes these proteins:
- a CDS encoding general stress protein: MPSVDSGKPRARRGFAAMNPERRREIARKGGASVPGEKRSFAKDRDLAASAGRKGGEASRGGGRSRGRES; encoded by the coding sequence ATGCCCAGCGTTGATTCCGGAAAGCCGCGAGCCCGCCGAGGCTTCGCCGCCATGAACCCCGAACGTCGTCGCGAGATCGCCCGCAAGGGCGGGGCCAGCGTGCCCGGCGAAAAGCGCAGCTTCGCAAAAGACCGTGACCTCGCGGCCTCAGCCGGCCGTAAGGGCGGCGAGGCCAGCCGCGGCGGCGGCCGTTCGCGCGGTCGCGAAAGCTAG